The Cynocephalus volans isolate mCynVol1 chromosome 5, mCynVol1.pri, whole genome shotgun sequence genomic sequence ggcggcggcggccccggTGCAGCAGCACTCGCCGGGGCTGGGccaggaggcgggggaggggaggcggggTGTGCCCACTCCGCGGGGGCGGCTGCTGTCTGGGTGGGGAGCAGGGGCTGCTGCGAGgggcaaagagagagaagatgtCATGAAGTCGGAGCTGGCGGAGCTCTGCTCGGGGTGGGGGTCGTCCTCCTAGCGGGATGTGAGTGAGGCTGGGATCCCTTGGTGTgcacggggtgggggtgggggagggagagaagcccGGGGAGCAGCTCAGAGAGCAGGAGGACCCTGGAGCGCGAGGAGCGAGGAGCGGGACGGAGCGGGCGCGGGCCGCGGGGTCGGGAGGGGAGGAGTGAGCCGGCGGCGGCGCGGCGCTAGGAGGGGCCGGGCGGGgtagggtggagggagggagggcgggagggcGGGAGGGCGGGAGCGGGGGAGGGCGGGAGGAGGGGGCCGGGAGGGCGCGGGCGGGAGGAAGTGCGAGCGACAGAGCCAGCAGCGCAACCGAAGGGAGACGTCGGGCTCGTCCCCGGGGTCCCGGCCCCGGTCCCAGCTCGCGGGCGCAGCTGCCCGGCACCGGCCGCTTCGGCTCCGCAGCCCGGGAGGCCGTTGCGCAAGGCAGGGGCCCCGGCTCGGGGGAGGGATGCGCCGGGCGTTGCCTCcggcccgccgccgccgccgccgccgccagaAGCCGCAGAGGGACTGAAGGAGGCGACGCCGAAGCGCTGGCCCGGAGTGGCCGCGGCTGCAGCCCGGGCGGCGGGCTAGGGCGCTCGCCTGGCTTCTGGGCCGACCCCGCTCCGGCGCCTCTGTTCCCTGCCCCGGGCCCGCCCCTGCGGCCCGGCCTCGCTCGCGGGTCCCAGATGACCACCGAGAGcgggccgccgccgcccccgccgcgcccgccgcccgccccgcTCCGCCGCGCCTGCAGCCCGGCCGCCGGCGTGCTCCAGGCCGCCTTGATGAGcgcgccgcccgccgccgccgccgccgccctcgAGACCTCCGCGTCGTCCTCGTCCTCGTCCTCGTCCGCCTCCAACCCGGCCGGCGCCTCGTCGGCCGCCTGCAAGAGCGCGGGCGGCGGCAGCGCGGGCGGCGGcagcgcgggcggcggcggcggcggcgcgggcacCAAGAAGGCGAGCGCAGGGCTGCGGCGGCCCGAGAAGCCGCCCTACTCGTACATCGCGCTGATCGTCATGGCCATCCAGAGCTCGCCCAGCAAGCGCCTGACGCTCAGCGAGATCTACCAGTTCCTGCAGAGCCGCTTCCCCTTCTTCCGCGGCGCCTACCAGGGCTGGAAGAACTCCGTGCGCCACAACCTGTCGCTCAACGAGTGCTTCATCAAGCTGCCCAAGGGCCTCGGGCGGCCCGGCAAGGGCCACTACTGGACCATCGACCCGGCCAGCGAGTTCATGTTCGAGGAGGGGTCGTTCCGCCGCCGGCCGCGCGGCTTCAGGCGGAAGTGCCAGGCGCTCAAGCCCATGTACCACCGCGTGGTCAGCGGCTTGGGCTTTGGGGCCTCGCTGCTGCCCCAGGGCTTCGACTTCCAGGCGCCCCCGTCGGCGCCGCTCGGCTGCCATGGCCAGGGCGGCTACGGCGGCCTCGACATGATGCCCGCGGGCTACGACGCCGGCGCGGGGGCCCCGGGCCACGCGCACccgcaccaccaccaccaccaccacgtcCCGCACATGTCACCCAACCCGGGCTCCACCTACATGGCCAGCTGCCCTGTGCCCGCGGGGCCCGGGGCCGTAGGTGCGGCCGGGGGCGGCGGTGGCGACTACGGACcggacagcagcagcagcccggTGCCCTCGTCCCCGGCCATGGCGAGCGCCATCGAGTGCCACTCGCCGTACACGAGCCCCGCGGCGCACTGGAGTTCGCCT encodes the following:
- the FOXF2 gene encoding forkhead box protein F2, whose translation is MTTESGPPPPPPRPPPAPLRRACSPAAGVLQAALMSAPPAAAAAALETSASSSSSSSSASNPAGASSAACKSAGGGSAGGGSAGGGGGGAGTKKASAGLRRPEKPPYSYIALIVMAIQSSPSKRLTLSEIYQFLQSRFPFFRGAYQGWKNSVRHNLSLNECFIKLPKGLGRPGKGHYWTIDPASEFMFEEGSFRRRPRGFRRKCQALKPMYHRVVSGLGFGASLLPQGFDFQAPPSAPLGCHGQGGYGGLDMMPAGYDAGAGAPGHAHPHHHHHHHVPHMSPNPGSTYMASCPVPAGPGAVGAAGGGGGDYGPDSSSSPVPSSPAMASAIECHSPYTSPAAHWSSPGASPYLKQPPALTPSSNPAAPAGLHSSMSSYSLEQSYLHQNAREDLPVGLPRYQHHSAPVCDRKDFVLNFNGISSFHPSASGSYYHHHHQSVCQDIKPCVM